One part of the Chryseobacterium sp. 7 genome encodes these proteins:
- the adhP gene encoding alcohol dehydrogenase AdhP: protein MIPKTMKAAVVQGYGQPLKIEEVPVREPGRYEVLVKVMACGVCHTDLHAVDGDWPAKPKMPLIPGHEGVGIVVACGPEAFVKEGDAVGVPWLYSACGCCDYCITGWETLCEAQKNGGYSVDGGFAEYVIADSRYVGHLKSDVNFLEIAPILCAGVTVYKGLKETETKPGEWVAISGIGGLGHVAVQYAKAMGMHVAAIDVADDKLELAKKLGADLVVNAKNTDPGEYLHKEVGGMHGALITAVSPIAFKQGIDVLRRKGTIALNGLPPGSFELPIFETVLKRITVRGSIVGTRKDLQEALDFANEGLVKATVTSAKLEDINDVFDKMKKGQIDGRIVLDIAGSN from the coding sequence ATGATTCCAAAAACAATGAAAGCGGCAGTAGTTCAGGGCTACGGTCAACCCCTGAAAATAGAAGAAGTACCTGTAAGAGAACCTGGAAGATATGAAGTCCTTGTCAAAGTAATGGCGTGCGGAGTTTGTCATACAGATTTACATGCTGTGGATGGCGACTGGCCTGCAAAACCCAAAATGCCTCTAATCCCCGGACATGAAGGAGTAGGAATTGTGGTAGCCTGTGGCCCCGAAGCTTTTGTAAAAGAAGGCGATGCTGTAGGAGTTCCATGGTTGTACAGTGCTTGTGGATGCTGTGATTATTGTATCACAGGGTGGGAAACCCTTTGTGAAGCACAGAAAAATGGAGGTTACAGTGTAGATGGCGGATTTGCGGAATATGTTATTGCAGACTCAAGATACGTGGGACATTTAAAATCAGATGTTAATTTCCTTGAAATTGCTCCCATATTATGTGCCGGAGTAACGGTTTACAAAGGATTGAAGGAAACAGAAACAAAACCCGGAGAATGGGTTGCCATTTCAGGAATAGGAGGACTGGGGCATGTAGCCGTTCAGTATGCAAAAGCAATGGGAATGCATGTAGCAGCCATTGACGTAGCAGATGATAAGCTTGAGCTTGCAAAAAAATTAGGTGCAGACCTTGTAGTGAATGCAAAAAACACAGATCCTGGAGAATATTTACATAAAGAAGTCGGGGGAATGCACGGCGCATTAATTACAGCCGTTTCACCTATTGCTTTTAAACAGGGAATAGATGTGTTGAGAAGAAAGGGAACGATTGCTCTGAATGGCCTTCCACCCGGATCTTTCGAACTTCCTATTTTTGAAACAGTTTTAAAAAGAATCACCGTGAGAGGTTCTATTGTAGGAACAAGAAAAGATTTGCAGGAAGCATTGGATTTTGCCAATGAAGGATTGGTAAAAGCTACGGTTACTTCCGCAAAATTAGAAGACATCAATGATGTTTTTGATAAAATGAAAAAAGGTCAAATTGACGGCAGAATCGTTTTAGATATTGCCGGTTCAAATTAA
- a CDS encoding aldehyde dehydrogenase family protein codes for MSTITEPRSTTLLQRPEFKSRYDNYIDGKFTPPVKGQYFDVVSPVDGKNFTQVAHSSKEDLELAVDAAEKAFQTWKNTSSTERSIILNKIADRIEQNLEYLATVETIDNGKAVRETLAADLPLAIDHFRYFASVIRADEGSHNELDKDTVSLIVHEPLGVIAQIIPWNFPILMAVWKLAPALAAGNCVVLKPAESTPVSIMVLMELIGDLLPAGVINIVNGFGAELGRALVTNPKVAKAAFTGSTATGRLVMQYATENIIPVTLELGGKSPNVFFNSVMDADDEFLDKAIEGAVLFALNQGEICTCPSRLLVQEGIADAFIERVIERVKAIKVGNPLDKTVMMGAQASKIQKDKILSYIQLGKEEGAEVLVGGEVNHLGEDLEEGYYIQPTIFKGNNRMRIFQEEIFGPVLAFTTFKDEEDAVKIANDTIYGLGAGVWTRDAHQLYNIPRQIEAGRVWVNQYHSYPAGAPFGGYKQSGIGRENHKMMLDHYRQTKNMLISYNKNKLGFF; via the coding sequence ATGAGCACTATTACAGAACCAAGATCAACTACGCTTTTACAGCGTCCGGAGTTCAAAAGCAGATATGATAACTATATTGACGGGAAATTCACGCCACCCGTTAAAGGGCAGTATTTTGACGTAGTCTCGCCCGTAGATGGGAAGAACTTTACTCAGGTTGCCCATTCTTCCAAAGAAGATTTGGAACTGGCTGTAGATGCCGCAGAAAAAGCATTTCAGACATGGAAAAATACTTCCTCTACAGAAAGAAGTATCATCCTGAATAAAATTGCTGACAGAATAGAACAGAATCTGGAATATCTTGCTACCGTAGAAACAATAGACAACGGTAAGGCCGTAAGAGAAACATTAGCAGCAGATTTACCTTTAGCAATTGATCATTTCAGATACTTCGCTTCTGTAATCCGTGCAGATGAAGGCTCCCATAACGAGCTGGACAAAGATACTGTATCCCTGATTGTTCACGAACCTCTTGGAGTTATTGCACAAATCATCCCTTGGAATTTTCCAATCCTGATGGCTGTATGGAAACTGGCTCCGGCATTAGCAGCAGGAAACTGTGTCGTTTTGAAACCGGCAGAGAGTACCCCTGTTTCCATTATGGTTTTAATGGAGCTTATTGGTGATCTTTTACCAGCAGGAGTTATTAATATTGTCAATGGATTCGGAGCAGAGCTTGGAAGAGCATTGGTGACTAATCCGAAAGTTGCAAAAGCAGCATTTACCGGATCTACCGCTACAGGACGTCTCGTAATGCAGTATGCCACAGAAAATATTATTCCTGTAACCCTGGAATTGGGAGGGAAGTCGCCAAACGTATTCTTCAATTCTGTAATGGATGCAGATGATGAGTTTTTAGATAAAGCTATAGAAGGAGCAGTGCTTTTTGCCCTTAATCAGGGAGAAATCTGTACATGCCCGTCAAGACTTCTTGTTCAGGAAGGTATTGCAGATGCCTTTATCGAAAGAGTCATCGAAAGAGTGAAAGCCATCAAAGTGGGAAATCCGCTGGATAAAACCGTAATGATGGGAGCACAGGCTTCAAAGATTCAGAAAGATAAAATCCTTTCCTATATTCAGCTTGGAAAAGAAGAAGGCGCAGAAGTGCTTGTAGGAGGAGAAGTAAACCATTTGGGAGAAGATCTGGAAGAAGGATATTACATCCAGCCTACTATTTTCAAAGGAAACAACAGGATGAGAATTTTCCAGGAAGAAATTTTCGGTCCGGTGCTGGCATTTACCACTTTCAAGGATGAAGAAGACGCAGTGAAGATTGCCAATGATACCATCTATGGGCTTGGCGCAGGAGTGTGGACAAGAGATGCACACCAACTGTACAATATTCCCCGTCAGATAGAAGCGGGAAGAGTATGGGTAAACCAATATCACTCTTACCCTGCAGGAGCGCCTTTCGGAGGTTACAAACAATCCGGAATCGGAAGAGAAAATCATAAAATGATGCTTGATCATTACCGCCAAACCAAAAACATGCTGATTTCTTATAACAAGAATAAGTTAGGTTTCTTTTAA
- a CDS encoding helix-turn-helix domain-containing protein: protein MNNNSKILLNTPELHKENQLLSLVENQTKFNLNNCEFSIYETHKAAFDVKLHFENIAFTAMLRGKKHMKLDKKTNYFDYYPGESILVAPGETMVIDFPEADETPTQCISLSLNPDFIEDSLNYLNYNLPKVDETSQWNIQLDEYFLFNNKALASATNNIMRIAMDDNSQKDIMADFALKELLIRLMQTQARSMVEKNIVKNKSRIGFVVDYIKRNLHQKLSIDSIAKLAYVSKSNFFKMFKDELGTSPNDFILQERINRAKELLASQISIKETAFQTGFSDTNYFSRVFKQLEGVTPKSYQDGTFIR from the coding sequence ATGAATAACAATAGTAAGATATTATTAAATACTCCTGAATTACATAAGGAAAACCAACTATTGAGTCTTGTTGAAAACCAGACGAAGTTCAATCTAAACAATTGTGAGTTCAGCATTTATGAGACCCATAAGGCGGCTTTTGATGTAAAACTTCATTTTGAGAACATTGCATTTACCGCCATGTTGAGAGGCAAGAAGCATATGAAACTGGATAAAAAGACCAATTATTTTGATTATTATCCGGGAGAAAGCATTCTGGTTGCGCCGGGAGAAACGATGGTAATTGATTTTCCTGAAGCGGATGAAACACCTACTCAATGTATTTCTTTAAGCCTTAATCCGGACTTTATTGAGGATTCTCTCAATTACCTCAACTATAATCTTCCTAAAGTGGATGAGACCTCACAATGGAATATTCAACTGGATGAATATTTTCTGTTTAATAATAAAGCGCTTGCTTCTGCTACCAACAATATCATGAGAATTGCCATGGATGATAATTCGCAAAAGGATATCATGGCAGATTTTGCATTGAAGGAGCTTCTGATCAGATTAATGCAGACTCAGGCCAGAAGCATGGTGGAAAAGAATATCGTTAAGAATAAATCCAGGATAGGCTTTGTAGTAGATTATATTAAAAGAAATCTGCACCAGAAATTGTCTATTGACAGCATTGCGAAGCTGGCGTATGTAAGCAAATCGAATTTCTTTAAAATGTTCAAAGATGAGCTGGGAACTTCACCTAATGATTTTATTCTGCAGGAAAGAATTAACAGAGCAAAAGAATTGCTTGCGAGCCAGATTAGCATCAAGGAAACTGCTTTTCAGACAGGGTTTTCAGATACTAATTATTTCTCAAGGGTATTTAAGCAGCTGGAGGGAGTAACGCCTAAAAGCTATCAGGACGGAACCTTTATCCGATAA
- a CDS encoding RagB/SusD family nutrient uptake outer membrane protein, whose translation MKKNIIKISLAALTAFVSLTSCDRNLDQISSINEDQEQAMSRPETFRQAMDGAYTALKGAGYYTGDTGSQLIMGDLTTDNLVRTTTGRNSNFAASNFEFSSDNSQTTGLFSAAYLVISRANFVLKYINNGVLSGTQKTNLEAEARALRAIAHFDIVRAYSQIPTQSAGAKNMIGIYYSETYSPLNNTSSRNLTVDQVYDKIIADLLFAADNITQNDADKGRLSKAAIYGLLSRIDLYRGDYANTIKYGELALGLSPSITTLDNFTRIWKENEGISRITDGVLFQISNSPAEQNTVGVAYNQSVPALRSEFVVDYDLYTAYTSNDVRKGAYFTVGTYSGQKYNHVTKYSGNGGPSNIVPVKYLRSAEVLLNIAEAYYRTGNSAQALVLLNKLRAERYSSFTPGTETGQALLDAILKERRLELAFENDRWYTLKRLGLAVQRSGKGDLFDGTGTPAVAQSLPVGSDKWQWPIPITAIQANPNIEQNKGY comes from the coding sequence ATGAAAAAGAATATAATAAAAATAAGTTTAGCTGCGTTAACTGCCTTTGTTTCGTTAACGTCTTGCGACAGAAATTTAGATCAAATCTCATCAATCAATGAAGATCAGGAGCAGGCAATGTCCAGACCTGAGACCTTCAGACAGGCTATGGATGGTGCCTATACAGCTCTTAAAGGAGCTGGGTATTATACAGGTGATACAGGAAGTCAACTTATCATGGGTGATCTTACCACGGATAACCTGGTTCGTACAACTACAGGAAGAAATTCCAATTTTGCTGCATCAAACTTCGAATTCTCATCAGATAACTCACAGACAACAGGTTTGTTTAGTGCAGCTTATCTTGTAATCAGCAGAGCTAACTTTGTTTTGAAATATATCAATAACGGAGTATTATCTGGAACACAGAAAACAAACTTGGAAGCTGAGGCAAGAGCATTAAGAGCAATAGCTCATTTTGATATTGTAAGAGCATATTCTCAAATCCCAACTCAATCTGCCGGAGCTAAAAATATGATCGGAATTTATTATTCAGAAACATATTCTCCTTTAAATAATACTTCATCCAGAAATCTGACTGTTGATCAGGTATATGATAAAATTATAGCAGATCTGTTATTTGCTGCGGATAATATCACTCAGAATGATGCTGATAAAGGAAGATTAAGCAAAGCTGCTATATATGGATTATTATCAAGAATAGACCTTTACAGAGGAGACTATGCTAATACCATCAAATATGGTGAATTGGCATTAGGACTTTCTCCAAGTATCACAACATTGGATAACTTTACCAGAATCTGGAAAGAAAATGAAGGTATATCCAGAATTACTGACGGAGTTTTATTCCAGATATCGAATTCGCCAGCTGAACAGAATACAGTAGGAGTTGCTTACAATCAATCAGTTCCGGCTTTAAGATCAGAATTTGTTGTAGATTACGATTTATATACAGCTTATACATCAAATGATGTTAGAAAAGGAGCTTACTTTACTGTGGGTACATATAGCGGACAAAAATACAACCACGTTACAAAATATTCTGGTAATGGAGGTCCTTCTAATATTGTACCGGTTAAATATCTTAGATCTGCTGAAGTATTATTGAATATAGCTGAAGCATATTACAGAACAGGTAATAGTGCACAGGCTTTAGTTCTATTAAATAAATTGAGAGCTGAAAGATATTCATCATTTACTCCTGGTACAGAAACAGGACAGGCTCTTTTAGATGCTATCCTGAAAGAAAGAAGGCTGGAGCTTGCCTTTGAAAATGACAGATGGTATACATTGAAGAGGTTAGGACTTGCAGTTCAGAGATCAGGTAAAGGAGACCTTTTTGATGGTACAGGTACACCTGCAGTAGCACAAAGCCTTCCTGTAGGAAGTGATAAGTGGCAGTGGCCAATTCCTATCACTGCTATTCAGGCTAACCCGAATATTGAACAAAACAAAGGTTACTAA
- a CDS encoding SusC/RagA family TonB-linked outer membrane protein — MNVKLHVLSAGALFFLGQAAFAQKSKNDSVLKENKIDEVIVTGYQKKKADEITQAQAVVGGDEIRRNSPTTSIGNSLQGRASGVFVQSTTGQPGAAATIQVRGVAGVGGSSEPTYVVNGMYMNARQFSAINPADVESISILKDAAATAQYGARGANGVVVVTTKAGKAGKTHYSFETKFGFSEKLRDKNYTMMNSRELLDFQNQLGYLGFKPRTQQEIDRLAAYDHNWQKDLLKPSSIQSYLFSAQGGSRESTFYYSLGYDSDNGIIRDIDGLKRYTGNFGFTNKLSEKLNVGINLGVQYQETQNFMDRNNTQNPFGAMYKYAPYEPVYNADGSYNQTMRAGSNVVEQIRNYRLDDQRLRIPVTLFAEYKIIDGLKFKTNFNGLFDWYMGTQWLKKGSNLDLTLNNKIPTGSLNKNSFYTFNYTWNNSINYKKSYGGHNFDFLGFIEYNDNYNETMNGGAYGLKSPVINVPSITTPSDRNTFTGVKVRNTLFSLAGILNYDYEGKYLVTGSLRRDASSRFGANNQSGIFWSASAAWNIAKEDFMKGGFINDLKLRGSYGTTGNDGTLPDYYNVNNISYGLYGTNGTSYPGTVSKGNYIIGNNNLKWESNAITNLGVDFTMWNRRVRGSVEVYQNKRKDFVQLVPLDKQEGGYYQYINAGDMSQKGLEVELSVDVIKQKDFQWNLHANISFQKSVLDRLADGQTERNLGDTYLKVGETPYVFYNVRFAGVDPSNGKALYYDKAGNITDVYSASNAVPLTDKSPFPKSFGGFGTTVQYKGLDFSADFAFKLGGYTYNNMYLAAVDPTLAVAGRNMAQAAAQIWQNPGDTGVFQKVDSNGMRDSDQWIEKSDYLRLRSLTLGYTFDKAFLGEGSPINKLRAYVQGQNLFTVTKFHGEPEVSLGSADSTALFVPGAYNLYTYPAVRTILVGLQLEF, encoded by the coding sequence ATGAATGTGAAGTTACATGTATTAAGTGCAGGAGCTTTGTTTTTTTTAGGACAAGCTGCTTTTGCACAAAAATCTAAGAATGATTCTGTTCTGAAGGAGAATAAGATCGATGAAGTAATCGTTACTGGATACCAGAAGAAAAAAGCAGATGAAATTACCCAGGCTCAGGCTGTTGTTGGTGGTGATGAAATCAGAAGAAACTCTCCTACAACCTCTATCGGAAACTCTTTACAGGGTAGAGCTTCAGGGGTATTTGTACAAAGTACTACGGGGCAGCCAGGGGCTGCTGCTACAATTCAGGTAAGAGGGGTTGCCGGTGTTGGTGGTTCTTCCGAACCTACTTATGTAGTAAATGGGATGTATATGAATGCAAGACAGTTTAGTGCCATTAACCCTGCAGACGTAGAGTCTATTTCAATTCTTAAAGATGCTGCTGCTACAGCACAATATGGTGCAAGAGGAGCAAATGGAGTAGTTGTAGTAACTACTAAAGCCGGAAAAGCCGGAAAAACTCATTATTCATTTGAAACTAAATTTGGCTTCAGTGAAAAACTGAGAGATAAAAACTACACCATGATGAATTCCAGAGAGTTGCTGGATTTTCAGAACCAATTGGGATATCTAGGATTTAAGCCAAGAACTCAGCAGGAAATCGACAGACTTGCAGCCTATGATCATAACTGGCAAAAAGATCTTTTGAAGCCTTCCAGCATCCAATCTTACCTATTCAGTGCACAGGGAGGTTCCAGAGAAAGTACTTTCTATTACTCTTTAGGATATGATTCTGATAACGGGATTATCAGAGATATCGACGGACTTAAAAGATATACAGGTAATTTCGGATTTACGAATAAGCTGAGTGAAAAACTGAACGTTGGAATCAATCTTGGAGTTCAGTATCAGGAAACTCAGAATTTTATGGACAGAAACAATACGCAGAACCCATTTGGAGCAATGTATAAATATGCTCCATATGAGCCGGTTTATAATGCTGATGGTAGCTATAATCAAACAATGAGGGCTGGTTCTAACGTTGTTGAGCAGATCCGTAATTACAGGCTGGATGATCAGAGGTTAAGAATCCCGGTAACTTTATTCGCAGAATATAAAATTATTGATGGTCTGAAGTTTAAAACAAACTTTAACGGACTTTTCGATTGGTACATGGGAACTCAGTGGTTGAAGAAAGGTTCAAACCTTGATTTAACGTTAAACAACAAAATTCCTACAGGGTCATTGAACAAGAATTCGTTCTACACGTTTAACTATACTTGGAATAACTCCATTAATTATAAAAAATCATACGGAGGTCACAACTTTGATTTCTTAGGATTTATCGAATATAACGATAACTATAACGAAACAATGAATGGGGGGGCTTACGGATTGAAATCTCCGGTAATAAATGTTCCATCTATTACAACACCTTCTGACAGAAATACTTTTACCGGAGTTAAGGTAAGAAATACCTTATTCAGTTTAGCAGGTATACTCAACTATGACTATGAAGGTAAATATCTGGTAACAGGATCCCTGAGAAGAGATGCTTCATCGAGATTCGGTGCCAATAACCAAAGTGGTATTTTCTGGTCTGCAAGTGCTGCATGGAATATCGCGAAGGAAGACTTTATGAAAGGAGGTTTTATTAATGATTTAAAGCTTAGAGGATCGTATGGTACTACAGGTAATGATGGTACTTTACCTGATTATTATAATGTCAATAATATCAGCTACGGTTTATATGGTACTAATGGTACTTCTTACCCAGGAACAGTTTCAAAAGGTAATTATATTATTGGTAACAACAATCTTAAATGGGAGTCTAATGCGATTACCAACTTAGGTGTTGATTTTACGATGTGGAACAGAAGAGTTCGTGGATCCGTGGAAGTATATCAAAATAAGAGAAAAGACTTCGTACAGCTTGTACCTTTGGATAAACAGGAAGGAGGATACTACCAATATATCAATGCAGGAGATATGTCTCAGAAAGGCCTTGAAGTTGAACTTAGTGTAGATGTGATCAAGCAAAAAGATTTCCAATGGAATCTACATGCTAACATCTCTTTCCAGAAGTCTGTTCTTGACAGGCTAGCTGATGGCCAGACTGAAAGAAACTTAGGGGATACTTATCTAAAAGTAGGAGAAACTCCTTACGTATTCTATAATGTTAGATTTGCTGGAGTGGATCCAAGTAACGGAAAGGCTTTATACTATGATAAAGCAGGAAATATTACTGATGTTTACAGCGCATCTAATGCAGTTCCGCTTACTGATAAATCTCCATTCCCAAAAAGCTTCGGTGGATTTGGTACTACAGTTCAGTATAAAGGACTTGATTTCAGTGCAGATTTCGCATTTAAGCTAGGGGGATATACTTATAATAATATGTACTTAGCAGCTGTTGATCCAACGTTGGCTGTTGCAGGTAGAAACATGGCGCAGGCTGCTGCTCAAATTTGGCAGAACCCTGGTGATACAGGTGTATTCCAAAAAGTAGATTCAAATGGTATGCGTGATTCTGATCAGTGGATTGAAAAATCAGATTATTTAAGATTAAGATCACTTACATTAGGATATACATTTGATAAAGCGTTCCTTGGAGAAGGATCACCTATCAATAAACTTAGAGCATATGTGCAGGGGCAGAATTTATTTACAGTGACTAAATTCCACGGAGAGCCTGAAGTTTCTTTAGGATCTGCTGACTCAACAGCATTATTTGTTCCTGGAGCATACAATCTTTATACTTACCCTGCTGTAAGAACAATCCTGGTAGGGCTGCAATTAGAATTTTAA
- a CDS encoding hydroxymethylglutaryl-CoA synthase family protein, whose translation MSFGIEAAGYYVPGLYLEIKDLAEKRGIEPAKLEKGLGLHKMGLSDVHEDAATFAAEALLKLIKDYDINPKEIARVYLGTESAVDAAKPTASYAVQMVEKALENEFGTRSFKNCDVLDMTFACVGAVDALHNALDFVRVNPDKKAVVIASDYAKYELASSGEYTQGGGAVALLVSSKPNLLEIENNWGVASESVFDFFKPRRSYLKEDLKGAPENYPEKIEIFTDEPVFDGQYSNQCYQDRIKEAYQHYKEITGQEKPYENWKYIIFHLPYAFHGKRVFTEIYSLENGLSYETADEQKAVAKSENYLKLISDKIEKTQRASSEIGNMYTASIFMAFLSALQTSFNENEDLSGKEIGFVGYGSGSKSKVFAGKVSENWRKVVEKWNLFETLNQRTAVDFDTYEKLHRKQLKKSVTNQYKGFGLVSVESENPVLIGARYYSYQK comes from the coding sequence ATGAGTTTTGGAATTGAAGCAGCGGGCTATTATGTGCCTGGTTTATATTTGGAGATTAAGGATTTAGCAGAAAAAAGAGGAATAGAACCGGCGAAATTGGAAAAGGGCTTAGGTCTTCATAAAATGGGACTTTCTGATGTTCACGAAGACGCTGCCACCTTTGCAGCAGAAGCATTACTGAAGCTTATAAAAGATTACGATATCAATCCTAAGGAAATAGCAAGAGTATATCTGGGAACAGAAAGTGCTGTGGACGCTGCAAAACCTACAGCTTCTTATGCGGTACAGATGGTGGAAAAAGCATTGGAAAACGAGTTTGGAACAAGAAGTTTCAAAAATTGTGATGTACTAGATATGACATTTGCCTGTGTAGGAGCGGTGGATGCTTTGCATAACGCTCTAGACTTTGTAAGGGTGAATCCCGATAAAAAAGCAGTAGTAATTGCCAGCGACTATGCGAAGTATGAATTAGCTTCTTCGGGAGAATATACACAGGGAGGCGGCGCTGTAGCACTTTTGGTTTCATCAAAACCAAATCTTCTTGAAATAGAAAATAACTGGGGCGTTGCTTCAGAAAGTGTATTTGATTTTTTCAAACCCAGAAGATCTTACCTTAAAGAAGATTTGAAAGGTGCACCAGAGAATTATCCTGAAAAAATAGAAATTTTTACGGATGAGCCTGTTTTTGACGGACAATATTCTAACCAATGCTACCAGGATAGAATAAAAGAAGCTTACCAACATTATAAAGAAATAACAGGGCAGGAAAAACCTTATGAAAACTGGAAGTATATTATCTTTCATCTTCCGTATGCTTTCCATGGGAAAAGGGTTTTTACAGAAATTTACAGCCTGGAGAATGGTCTTTCCTATGAAACAGCAGACGAGCAGAAGGCGGTTGCCAAATCTGAAAACTATCTGAAACTAATCAGTGATAAAATAGAAAAGACACAAAGAGCTTCTTCTGAGATAGGAAACATGTACACTGCTTCTATTTTTATGGCTTTTCTCTCTGCATTACAAACTTCTTTTAATGAAAATGAAGACCTGTCCGGAAAAGAAATAGGTTTTGTAGGCTATGGAAGTGGTTCAAAATCAAAAGTTTTTGCCGGAAAAGTTTCTGAAAACTGGAGAAAAGTAGTGGAGAAATGGAATTTATTTGAAACCCTGAACCAAAGAACTGCTGTAGACTTTGACACGTATGAGAAACTTCACAGAAAGCAATTGAAGAAATCTGTAACCAATCAGTATAAAGGTTTTGGGCTTGTCTCTGTAGAATCTGAAAATCCGGTCCTGATTGGAGCCAGGTATTACAGTTATCAGAAATAA